In Candidatus Nitronauta litoralis, one DNA window encodes the following:
- a CDS encoding NAD-dependent epimerase/dehydratase family protein, which produces MTTLVTGATGFLGSAIARELLQDGRKVRVLLRKEADRRNLEGLDVDLAFGDLRDKPSLEAAMEGCESLYHAAAYYSLWSRDSKTMYDINVEGTRNILQAAQRAETPRVVYTSTVGCIGLVPDGTPADENTPFDDALLVNDYKRSKYQAEQVAHQFAAEGLPVVIVNPSAPVGPNDIKPTPTGQIILDFLLGKMPAYIDTGLNLIDVRDCARGHILAETKGTAGERYILGNRNMSLKEILDTLAGLTGLKAPSVKMPYAVAYAAGWVCEAISDWVTHKPPAIPLGGVKMARHHMYFTPAKAVQELGLPQNGIERALEDAVRWTQDHLINQN; this is translated from the coding sequence ATGACCACACTCGTTACCGGTGCCACCGGTTTTCTGGGCTCCGCCATTGCCCGCGAATTGTTACAAGATGGACGTAAGGTGCGCGTCCTGCTGCGCAAGGAAGCGGATCGGCGCAACCTCGAAGGACTCGATGTCGATCTCGCTTTTGGTGACCTGCGCGATAAGCCATCTCTCGAAGCCGCCATGGAGGGCTGCGAAAGCCTGTACCACGCAGCAGCTTATTACAGCCTGTGGAGTCGGGACAGCAAGACTATGTATGACATTAATGTAGAAGGCACGCGAAATATTCTTCAAGCGGCCCAAAGGGCAGAAACCCCCAGAGTGGTGTACACCAGCACGGTGGGATGTATTGGTCTGGTTCCCGATGGTACCCCGGCCGACGAAAACACCCCGTTTGACGACGCTCTGCTGGTCAACGATTACAAACGATCAAAGTACCAGGCGGAGCAGGTAGCCCATCAGTTTGCTGCCGAGGGACTGCCGGTGGTCATCGTAAACCCGAGTGCTCCTGTCGGTCCTAACGATATCAAACCGACGCCGACCGGCCAGATCATTCTGGATTTTCTGTTGGGCAAGATGCCGGCATATATCGATACAGGGTTGAACCTGATCGACGTTCGGGATTGCGCGCGCGGCCACATACTGGCGGAAACCAAAGGAACGGCAGGGGAACGCTATATTCTGGGTAACCGCAACATGTCCCTCAAGGAAATCCTGGACACACTGGCAGGCCTCACAGGGCTCAAGGCGCCATCAGTGAAGATGCCTTATGCCGTTGCCTATGCGGCAGGATGGGTTTGCGAGGCGATCTCCGACTGGGTGACGCATAAACCACCCGCCATCCCGCTGGGTGGCGTCAAAATGGCCCGGCACCATATGTATTTCACCCCTGCAAAGGCAGTGCAGGAGCTCGGCCTACCTCAAAACGGGATCGAGCGTGCCCTGGAAGATGCGGTACGCTGGACCCAGGATCACCTCATTAATCAGAATTGA
- a CDS encoding carotenoid biosynthesis protein yields the protein MEFLSLLGGTVLLRPYVFVFLACYLTLAIWHMGRRRTLIFTVLAYCVAFLSEYSSTRNGFPYGFYSYIETTRDQELWVANVPFMDSLSYTFLTYISYTMSLFVYSPLRVNGWDARWGANTHVRHTLKTVLTGAVFFMLLDVVIDPVAFRGDRWFLGKIYTYQEAGEYFNIPLTNFGGWLLVGTVVLFLFTRIDKAFGGYSAERDGGRREVPAQALLGPGVYFGVLAFNLAVTFYIGEVVLGLCGMALTGALAGIVVFKLKRPEAFTTS from the coding sequence ATGGAGTTTCTTTCCCTGCTGGGCGGTACCGTTTTACTCCGGCCCTACGTGTTTGTGTTCCTGGCCTGCTACCTGACCCTCGCCATCTGGCACATGGGAAGGCGACGAACCCTCATTTTCACTGTTCTCGCCTATTGCGTTGCTTTTCTCTCGGAATACTCCTCAACACGCAACGGTTTTCCCTACGGCTTCTACTCCTACATCGAAACCACACGCGACCAGGAACTGTGGGTCGCCAACGTTCCGTTCATGGACTCCCTTTCATACACTTTCCTGACCTACATCAGCTACACCATGAGCCTGTTCGTCTATTCACCTTTACGCGTGAACGGCTGGGACGCACGCTGGGGCGCAAATACACACGTTCGCCATACCCTCAAAACCGTCCTGACCGGTGCGGTATTTTTCATGCTGCTCGACGTGGTGATTGATCCGGTAGCTTTTCGGGGGGACCGCTGGTTCCTGGGGAAAATCTATACCTATCAGGAAGCTGGAGAATATTTCAATATTCCACTAACCAATTTTGGTGGTTGGCTGCTTGTCGGCACCGTGGTGCTGTTCCTGTTTACCAGAATAGACAAGGCCTTTGGCGGTTACAGTGCGGAACGGGATGGCGGCAGGCGCGAAGTTCCGGCGCAGGCGTTACTCGGCCCCGGTGTTTATTTCGGAGTGCTGGCGTTCAATCTGGCGGTGACGTTTTATATCGGCGAGGTGGTGCTCGGTCTTTGCGGAATGGCCCTGACCGGTGCGCTGGCGGGTATTGTTGTTTTCAAACTCAAACGCCCGGAGGCATTTACAACAAGCTAA
- a CDS encoding YajQ family cyclic di-GMP-binding protein: MAKSCSFDVVSPVDFSEIQNAINQAEMEIRQRFDFKGSKSEFQLEEKNHQLTLISDDDHKLKSVVDILNGKLIKRGVSLKALDYGKVEPAAGGTVRQIAKIQDGIPQEKGKEIVKFIKGLKIKVQGQVMDDQVRVTGKNRDDLQAVIAELKAKDFGVAITFGNYR, from the coding sequence ATGGCAAAGAGTTGTTCATTTGATGTGGTTTCCCCGGTGGATTTCAGTGAAATCCAGAATGCCATCAACCAGGCTGAAATGGAAATCAGGCAGCGCTTCGATTTCAAGGGGAGCAAGAGTGAGTTCCAGCTTGAAGAGAAAAATCATCAACTGACTTTGATTTCCGACGACGACCATAAACTGAAATCCGTGGTCGATATCCTGAATGGAAAGCTGATCAAACGCGGCGTATCTTTGAAAGCCCTCGACTACGGCAAGGTGGAACCGGCCGCGGGCGGTACCGTACGGCAGATCGCGAAAATTCAGGACGGTATACCGCAGGAGAAGGGCAAAGAGATCGTCAAGTTCATCAAGGGGCTCAAGATCAAGGTCCAGGGCCAGGTGATGGACGACCAGGTGCGTGTTACAGGCAAGAACCGCGACGATTTGCAAGCGGTCATTGCAGAACTCAAGGCCAAGGATTTTGGCGTGGCCATCACTTTTGGAAACTATCGTTAG
- a CDS encoding LOG family protein translates to MPESKNHYSVGQPKADKLIEELVEFCEPRDEIRDLLREILTTSVKLGLETENVGEMKLINSSLKEMRYALKVFCGYEDTRRAVIFGSARTPETDPSYQMAMETAKLLTKAGWMTITGAGGGIMEAGNRGAGPDKSFGINISLPFEQQANPYIQGNPRLMHFRYFFTRKLSFMKESDATILFPGGFGTLDEGYETLTLVQTGKAEPRPILLMEPEGGTYWKSWMQFAEQELLKKKMISEDDLTLFEIVHDNHQAVEYLQDYYRAFHSMRYLGESVIIRLNQTPPPDKVREWSQEFKDIITQGEMKTGPSLRAENGEFPGLPRLFFKFNNKSFARLHRLILRINKDLKTL, encoded by the coding sequence ATGCCGGAATCGAAAAACCATTATAGCGTAGGTCAACCAAAAGCGGACAAGCTGATTGAGGAGTTGGTCGAATTTTGCGAACCGCGTGACGAAATCCGCGACCTGCTCAGGGAAATTCTCACCACTTCAGTCAAATTAGGGCTGGAAACCGAAAATGTGGGTGAAATGAAACTGATCAACTCTTCCCTTAAGGAGATGCGTTATGCCCTCAAGGTTTTCTGCGGATATGAGGATACCCGCCGTGCAGTGATCTTCGGTTCAGCCCGAACCCCGGAGACGGACCCTAGCTACCAGATGGCTATGGAAACAGCGAAACTCCTCACCAAAGCCGGATGGATGACCATAACAGGTGCCGGTGGCGGCATCATGGAAGCGGGAAACCGGGGCGCGGGCCCGGATAAAAGTTTCGGGATCAACATCAGCCTCCCCTTTGAGCAACAGGCCAATCCGTATATTCAGGGCAATCCCCGCCTGATGCATTTCCGCTATTTCTTCACTCGAAAGCTTTCTTTTATGAAGGAGAGCGATGCCACTATCCTGTTTCCCGGAGGATTCGGCACCCTGGATGAAGGTTACGAAACTCTAACACTGGTGCAAACCGGAAAAGCTGAACCACGCCCCATTCTGCTGATGGAACCGGAAGGCGGCACCTATTGGAAATCCTGGATGCAATTTGCCGAGCAGGAACTCCTGAAGAAAAAAATGATCTCGGAAGACGACCTGACCCTGTTTGAAATCGTGCACGACAACCATCAGGCAGTTGAATATTTGCAGGATTATTATCGGGCATTTCACTCTATGCGCTATCTGGGAGAGTCCGTGATCATCCGCTTAAACCAGACCCCACCACCCGACAAGGTTCGTGAATGGAGCCAGGAGTTCAAGGACATCATCACTCAGGGTGAAATGAAAACCGGGCCCAGCCTGCGGGCAGAAAACGGAGAATTCCCTGGTCTTCCACGCTTGTTTTTCAAATTTAACAACAAAAGCTTCGCCAGATTGCACAGGTTGATCCTTCGCATCAATAAAGACCTCAAAACACTCTGA
- a CDS encoding cyclic nucleotide-binding domain-containing protein — MTTTRKINKGTVVFSEGNFSDTACIIEAGTFEVTKKTHNGADKVIGILKRNDIFGEMGILDGLPRSATVTALEDSQVTVVTKDDFDSLSRRNPNALMPILKVMSMRLRRTLKRETQGNIDPSPITEKIVEEKPDLIEESPLLNEEMPQPISP; from the coding sequence ATGACAACGACTCGCAAAATTAATAAAGGGACAGTCGTTTTTTCAGAAGGAAATTTCAGTGACACCGCTTGCATCATCGAGGCCGGCACCTTTGAAGTCACCAAAAAAACCCACAACGGCGCAGATAAGGTCATTGGCATTCTCAAGAGAAATGATATTTTCGGGGAGATGGGCATTCTGGACGGTCTTCCCCGCTCGGCTACTGTGACAGCACTTGAAGACAGTCAGGTCACCGTAGTGACCAAAGATGATTTTGACAGCCTGTCACGTCGCAATCCCAACGCTCTGATGCCCATACTGAAGGTCATGTCCATGCGTTTGCGCCGGACTCTCAAGCGTGAAACGCAAGGGAATATCGACCCTTCACCAATAACCGAAAAAATAGTGGAAGAAAAACCGGACCTCATTGAGGAAAGCCCCCTTCTGAACGAGGAAATGCCTCAGCCTATCAGCCCTTAA
- a CDS encoding glycosyltransferase family 2 protein, whose product MRAGLKDTRSKTQSSGLQNETRDEASFVGRIPVEKLLIIIPAFNEADRIGKVLDEIRQEAPKIPILVIDDGSRDATVKVAREHGAQVIPLPYNNGYGVALQTGFRYAVQQGITVAVSMDADGQHDAREIPRLIHEIQKGGVDVVVGSRFLKTDHYKPSFPRRLGMWMFALLATICTGRKVTDPTSGFQALRGRALRLAASDLYPPDYPDADFLILLNKCGITVREVPVKMRPSPENKSMHYGSKTVYYVFKMLLSIFVILVRQKPERF is encoded by the coding sequence ATGCGAGCTGGTTTAAAAGACACCCGATCGAAAACCCAATCATCCGGTCTTCAAAACGAGACCAGGGATGAAGCTTCATTCGTCGGCCGCATTCCCGTTGAAAAACTACTCATCATTATCCCTGCGTTCAATGAAGCTGACCGTATCGGGAAAGTCCTCGATGAGATCCGTCAAGAAGCACCCAAAATACCGATACTGGTAATCGATGATGGCTCCCGAGATGCCACTGTCAAAGTTGCAAGAGAACATGGAGCCCAGGTCATTCCGCTGCCTTATAACAATGGCTACGGTGTCGCCCTGCAGACAGGTTTTCGATACGCCGTCCAGCAGGGCATCACGGTCGCCGTCTCAATGGACGCCGATGGCCAGCACGATGCCCGCGAGATTCCCCGGCTGATCCATGAGATCCAGAAAGGTGGCGTCGATGTTGTGGTCGGGTCCCGTTTCCTGAAAACTGATCACTACAAACCGTCCTTTCCAAGACGGCTCGGCATGTGGATGTTCGCTTTGCTCGCCACCATTTGCACCGGCCGCAAGGTGACCGACCCGACTTCAGGTTTCCAGGCACTGCGCGGAAGGGCCCTGAGGCTTGCCGCCAGCGACCTCTATCCACCGGATTACCCGGACGCAGATTTTTTAATTCTGCTCAATAAATGCGGGATCACGGTTCGCGAGGTTCCGGTCAAGATGCGGCCAAGCCCTGAAAATAAATCGATGCACTATGGCTCCAAAACCGTTTACTATGTATTCAAAATGCTTCTGTCGATTTTTGTAATCCTGGTGAGACAAAAACCCGAACGCTTCTGA
- a CDS encoding DUF2304 domain-containing protein produces MPPRIQIISILICIFLLAYVFELVRRRYLNEEYSVTWLVTGVLMLVLSISDELLQGISRLVGATLYTSTLFFFGLLFLVVICLHFSIRISALTNQVRTLTQDIGILYKERETLKERLTEVEKKPEPTQMENL; encoded by the coding sequence ATGCCTCCCCGAATTCAGATAATCTCAATTCTGATCTGCATCTTCCTGCTGGCTTACGTTTTCGAGCTGGTCCGGAGGCGCTACCTGAATGAAGAATACTCCGTGACCTGGCTGGTCACCGGTGTCCTGATGCTGGTGCTTTCCATCTCGGATGAATTGTTGCAAGGCATCTCCCGACTGGTTGGGGCAACTCTGTACACGTCTACCCTGTTCTTTTTCGGGCTGTTGTTTCTAGTCGTCATTTGCCTTCACTTTTCGATTAGAATCTCGGCACTCACCAATCAGGTCCGCACTCTTACGCAGGACATTGGCATTCTGTATAAGGAACGCGAGACCCTGAAAGAGCGGTTGACTGAAGTCGAAAAAAAACCTGAACCCACCCAGATGGAAAACCTTTGA
- a CDS encoding glycosyltransferase family 4 protein, whose protein sequence is MQKKPVLGAQAIVVSSQLEYQDAIRFGVEPSKLHVIPMGIDLPEIDTTFENVDRPLKLLFVGRIARVRRLEIILKAASRLKREWQLTIVGGEASTSSMTRGGYLDELKTLANNLGVTRNIHWAGSVAPEQLSSFYTESDIFLYTSQYENFGQPLLEAAAHGLPLLSTKVGVAAELIEENKTGFFIDDDPDTLSDQIRQLENSTDRQQMGEALRRKVADQYSWDNVIQHYIELYRKLLPGSGL, encoded by the coding sequence ATGCAAAAAAAACCGGTGCTCGGCGCACAGGCCATAGTCGTCTCTTCCCAGCTTGAGTATCAGGATGCAATACGCTTCGGTGTTGAACCTTCAAAACTGCATGTCATCCCGATGGGAATCGACCTCCCTGAGATCGACACAACCTTTGAAAATGTAGATCGTCCCTTAAAGCTTTTGTTTGTCGGACGCATCGCGCGTGTGCGTCGGCTTGAAATTATTCTTAAGGCGGCGAGTCGATTGAAACGGGAATGGCAGCTGACCATCGTCGGTGGCGAGGCCAGCACATCCAGCATGACGCGCGGCGGGTATCTCGACGAACTCAAAACTCTGGCCAATAATCTCGGGGTCACCCGGAATATTCACTGGGCGGGCTCCGTCGCACCCGAACAGTTATCTTCGTTCTACACTGAATCCGATATCTTCCTTTACACGTCCCAATATGAAAATTTTGGCCAGCCCCTGCTGGAAGCTGCGGCACACGGACTCCCTCTGCTCTCCACAAAGGTCGGAGTCGCCGCAGAATTGATCGAAGAAAACAAGACGGGATTTTTTATAGACGATGATCCTGATACCCTGAGCGACCAGATCAGACAACTTGAGAACTCAACAGACCGTCAGCAAATGGGCGAAGCTCTGCGCCGAAAGGTAGCCGATCAGTATTCATGGGACAACGTTATCCAACACTATATTGAGCTTTACAGGAAGCTCCTGCCCGGCAGTGGTTTATAA
- a CDS encoding glycosyltransferase family 4 protein, protein MRNILLFTSTFPKSADDPLTPRFVYHLGRELTQHHNVHVLAPHTEGAALEENLDGMQVIRFRYAFPDSSQRLAYGTGMTNNLREHPTAWLQVPSFFYYQRRALLGIVERFNIDVVNSHWMVPQGLVAAWSLNSPDVKHVLTVHSAGLFLLRRIPLGKRFARHILKHTDALYIVSENNHRMLEDLVRRPVKATIAPMGIHTEYYRQGGDPAELKQKLNLPQEGPIILFVGKLSRIKGVRFLLQAWPEVLKQFPAATLVIVGSGPEEAALKEAAGKLEEASRIRFVGQKNQEAVRDYLKVCDAVVIPSIQDTNGQVEGFPVVMLEALASGNPVVGTRLGGIPECIVDGENGYTVEPENPNAIAEGILKILQRGPQTFSEGAMASVKRFDWQTISEDYSKTFNDLFLGP, encoded by the coding sequence ATGCGAAACATCCTGCTCTTCACTTCAACTTTTCCAAAATCGGCGGACGACCCGCTCACGCCGCGTTTTGTCTACCACCTCGGTCGCGAACTGACCCAACACCACAACGTCCACGTACTCGCACCGCACACCGAGGGAGCTGCTCTCGAAGAGAATCTCGACGGCATGCAGGTGATCCGCTTCCGCTACGCCTTCCCAGACTCCAGTCAGCGCCTGGCCTATGGTACGGGCATGACCAATAACCTGCGCGAGCACCCGACCGCCTGGCTACAGGTACCGTCGTTTTTCTATTACCAACGGCGCGCCCTCCTTGGAATAGTCGAGCGATTCAACATTGATGTGGTCAACAGTCACTGGATGGTGCCGCAGGGACTGGTCGCCGCGTGGTCGCTGAATTCTCCAGATGTTAAACACGTGTTAACAGTACACAGTGCAGGACTCTTCCTGCTCCGTCGCATCCCGTTGGGAAAACGGTTCGCAAGGCACATCCTGAAACACACCGATGCGCTTTACATCGTGAGCGAAAACAATCATCGCATGCTGGAAGATCTGGTGAGACGACCCGTCAAAGCCACCATCGCCCCCATGGGCATCCATACTGAATACTATCGACAAGGCGGCGACCCGGCTGAACTGAAACAGAAATTGAACCTGCCGCAAGAGGGACCTATCATTTTATTCGTCGGCAAACTTAGCCGCATCAAGGGCGTGCGATTCCTGCTTCAAGCCTGGCCGGAGGTGTTGAAGCAGTTCCCTGCCGCGACTCTCGTGATAGTAGGATCGGGTCCTGAAGAGGCCGCATTAAAAGAAGCCGCTGGAAAGCTGGAGGAGGCCAGCCGCATTCGCTTTGTCGGACAGAAAAATCAGGAAGCAGTACGCGACTATCTCAAGGTTTGTGATGCGGTCGTCATCCCCTCAATTCAGGACACCAACGGGCAGGTCGAAGGATTCCCCGTGGTCATGCTGGAAGCCCTGGCATCCGGCAATCCGGTGGTCGGTACCCGGCTTGGCGGCATACCGGAGTGTATCGTCGACGGAGAAAACGGATACACCGTCGAGCCGGAAAATCCAAATGCCATCGCAGAGGGGATTTTAAAAATCCTGCAACGCGGACCCCAAACATTTTCTGAGGGTGCCATGGCCTCCGTCAAACGTTTTGACTGGCAAACCATTAGCGAGGATTACTCTAAAACCTTTAACGACCTGTTTTTGGGCCCTTAA
- a CDS encoding type II toxin-antitoxin system ParD family antitoxin: protein MARTDKAEKISITLPSEMLNEIKEQVKAGHYGSTSEVIREAMRLWQRQEEEHQERIASIRKRLKHSAKSGKQVPIKDAFGEIEKHHKKRMNAQNEKL from the coding sequence ATGGCGCGGACCGACAAAGCAGAAAAAATCAGCATCACCCTTCCATCAGAAATGTTAAATGAAATAAAAGAACAGGTGAAGGCAGGACATTACGGCTCTACGAGTGAAGTCATTCGGGAAGCCATGCGGTTGTGGCAACGACAAGAGGAGGAACATCAGGAACGCATCGCTTCCATTCGCAAGCGCTTGAAACACTCAGCCAAAAGTGGTAAGCAGGTGCCCATAAAAGACGCTTTTGGAGAAATAGAAAAGCACCACAAGAAACGCATGAATGCTCAAAATGAAAAGCTATGA
- a CDS encoding type II toxin-antitoxin system RelE/ParE family toxin, protein MKSYDVFLTPDAIQDLKNIYDFIAEASGFPEVAWRYIERLKEKCFDLRTAPLRGNKRDDLRKNLRIVAIDEKAVAAFEIDEKNQSVTILNIFYGGRDYDALIRG, encoded by the coding sequence ATGAAAAGCTATGATGTCTTCCTCACCCCGGACGCGATCCAGGACCTTAAAAATATTTATGATTTCATCGCCGAGGCCAGCGGGTTCCCCGAAGTGGCCTGGCGCTACATAGAAAGACTAAAAGAAAAGTGTTTCGATCTCCGGACCGCTCCCCTGCGGGGTAACAAGCGGGATGATCTGCGCAAAAACCTGAGGATTGTCGCCATCGACGAAAAAGCGGTCGCGGCTTTTGAAATCGATGAAAAAAATCAAAGCGTCACCATTCTCAATATTTTTTACGGCGGCAGGGATTACGACGCGCTGATACGGGGTTAA